Sequence from the Esox lucius isolate fEsoLuc1 chromosome 6, fEsoLuc1.pri, whole genome shotgun sequence genome:
tgtatgtatgtttgctgtcattgtttgcatttacagatACAGAGTGGAAACTACACCTCACTACAActtactacaccttactacactTTACTTCAACTTACTACACCACACTACTACTTATTACACCTTACTACACCACACTACAActtactacaccttactacGCACTAcaatgcctgccatggtcagtgtgTGTTGCAGTACTTCTACCAGATCATATGACGTGATGAATTGTCACATGTTTGAGATACAccaatcaaccataacattatgaccacctgcctaatattttgtaggtcccccttttgggTCCcccatccacatgaatggcaggacccaagatgTCCCAatagaacattgcccaaagcatcacactggcACACTGCTTTTTTTGCAAAATGATCTCTAACTTGCTAGTTATGGGGCCTCGAtgaaaaaacaatactaatcacacagacacaatcttgaagcaacagtcaaaacaggacAGATAGACTTTTCCTTGTTCTTACCATGCGCACCGTGTAGAGAATGTTCCCATAAGAGTAAATCATTATACCCACTGGGACAAAGAAGCAACCCAGAAAAAACAAGAGAATGAAAGAGGCATCCGTGGGCTCCTGGGATGTCCAGTCCAGGGAGCAGCCAAGCCGGTGGATCTCTAATGTGTAGCGGTTCCACCCCAGGAGAGGAGCCCCGGTCCAGGCCAGGGAATAGAGCCAGATATGGACAATGCACCTCCAGGCCCAGGGGATGTCCACAACTTGAGCATGGACCACCCGTATGTAGCGCTCGTAAGCCAAAGCTGAGAGACTCATGATGGAAACAATGCCTGGAAGGAGAGGATATTGTGATGATGCTGAGTAATGACTTGCAAACTGGGTTATTGAAAACCCCTATGGAGGCCAAGTCTATCACTGTCTGTAAATGGTACATTAGAGCTAAAATACGATCAATAATACTGAATATTCTATTGGCAATCACATAGACTCATTAATGTCTTTCCAAATACACTAATAGGTTTTGTAGTTGTTGAGCATTTCATTCtgtcaacacacaaacacagtttgaAGAAATCAAACATTTTACCACAGGCATAGAACCCCTGATTCACATTTATATACACAGTCAACAATCTTCTGAAAATATACTGTCACATTGCACACTTATGCCAAACCTTGAGCCCAATCGTCATATGCAACATATTATAAGACGGTCTGTTGAGCCGGAGTTACAGCACACCATGGTATACCGTTTATCATACAGCatattgtacagtatattcattatattttgatATATATAAGAACACATAAGCAATAAATAACAGGTTAACCTGACCGGACCACTGCCTGAGGGCCGTGGGTAAAACTGAAGAATCGTTTttaaaaatgcacaaaaaaGCCTAAATAGTCTATCCAGTGTATTTAACGTTTTGTGCGACTTTCTGTCCGTGCTATCCGAAAGCCCTGGTCGTTTTTTGAGTGGAAGCAAACATGAATGTGATAGCGCGGTTCATCAAAGTATAGAAACATGTCTTATGCCTGTTTTCTCAGACGTAAAACaaatatcatgttttttttatgacgATTACAATATATGAAGACATTCAGCagataagaaaaatgtaatgttattgtcTAATCTTGCACTTGCAGGCTGTTACACGAACATGGGTAAATAGAGCGGATGGGTTAGGAGGACGCAATGGTTGTACTCTTAATTAGCGGACATCTTTATTGAGGTAATACAAGATTATAGTAATTTATAGCCAATAACAGACAGTTTAGCGACATGGAGATTGTAGAATGTTCTATAATATTGGATCTTAATTCGTTTTGATAATTTTTTCGAAGCCAACCTCAAGAAGTCAACATATTAAAATGAATAGAGAATGCATTTCAGAGCTGCGTGGTTTGGGAAACGATCCAAACAGTTTTTAACATAGGTTATAACATTGATGTCGGTAATACTATGTGCAATAATTGTTTAGAAAAATAGCACTTGCTAACATTGTCCACATTTTCTAGTGCGTAAAAAGCGCGCACATCGGATAGTTTACGCGCCCATTTCCAACGTTGTCTTGGCACGAACCTACTTGAAATTTTAGCCCTAGCGTAATTGGTAAAGTTCTTTATAAACATCCGTAACAGTACACTGAAGACCGAGTTTATTATTTTTCGGAAGAAAGTTGGCATACAGTTCTATAAAACAAGACAACCCTGTGCAATATACGAATAAGGATCACAGATTTATGGAAATGCCATACCCAATTTCTACAAACTATGATTTAGCCAAATACATGCAGCCAATACAGCCCTACAAATCATTGcatgaaatggaaaatatagCAATTATAATTACTCTGATTATTTTAGGTATTCGTGTGTAAGTTTAGGTACAACACCAGAAAAGACTGAATAAAAATATCATACTAACCAAATAAACTGTTGCTGAAACCGTCCCAGACGCATGTTGCGGAGTTCCAGATCCACCCTCCTTTGATGCACGAAACAAATGTAAAGTTAATTCCAACGAGAGACACTAGCAAATCACTTACACTTATATTAACTATTAACAAATTCGTGGGCGTCCGGAGTCTCTTGAATTTGTGGTACAGCAAGATGACAATAATATTGTTACAAAATCCCAAAACTCCAATTATTCCGATGGCAAAGGCAAGGAGTTTATAAGTGCTAAACGCGAATATATATTCTTCTGTATTCCTTTCAGTCCTAGTTGTATTTGCAGGATTCATTTCTTGAATAACTTCGCCACCAACATTGTGTAGTGTCCGAGTTGTCTTGTGAAGCGAGGAATGATTATTTTCTGCATGGCAGTTAGGCTATACTGGCGCTGTTAGAACCACTTAAAACAGAAACTAACCAATATTGCTCTAAAACGGTCAACCGATGCTGATATCCCGTTGCACATGCAGTTTGTATGATTAATGTATTGCTCTTTTAATAGCAATAAGCTTTCTTTCTGTATGCTTGGTGGCGTGTAGGCTAGATACTTACGAACCGTTAGTTGTGAGAATATAGCCCTACGACAGATTGAATGACCTTATAAAAATATGCACATTGGAAGGAACGAGTTTGACGAAACATTTGTGGGGTGGAGGACCTGCATAGGGTGTTTACCTGCAACAGGGGGAAATTCAGATAACCTACGAGGTAActcaatataaatatatattttaggttGTACACAACGGGATAGTAGCCTTCaccaaataacaaaatgtttacatattggATGAGCGTTTTCACATTGTGTGGGCTTGATAGATATaagtaaatatttacatatgtacaaatatgtaaatatcaCAGATCCCAGCCTTTGCCCTAGCTATAAGTCAATTATAACCAGCAAAAAGCCATCCTTTGACTTGCTGTGAGGTCCTCGCACCAGTCAAGGTCTAACTCCTCCCCGCCACACTCCTCACCTACCACCGTTACGCTCCCACTCCCAGATACACTTGAACGCAGCCAGCAATCCAGATCGCAATCTCCAGAATTCTAAACACCTGTGTCCAGTTTCCTCCCCTATTTaacctgtcctctgtcttcactcccgcgtgaggtattgtttgtagtgGACTTGCCAAGCCGTTATCGCTCGTAGCATTCACCTGTTTGACTCCCAGCCTGCCATTCCCTCTCTTCCCGTCCCCGTCCTCCAGTGTGATTTAGAGACCTGCATCCTTACCCGTCTGTCTGTTCCCTTGTTTCTCCTCCTGTTGAAACCTGCCTGTGCAGTTGCCCTTACGGACTGATTACCCGGTATCccgacctgcctgcctgtccctgGATTCCTCTATCGTCTACCCTTGTCGGTACTGTCACCTTCGCGGACGGATCGCTCTGtgtcctgacctgcctgcctgcttttgGTTTCTCCGCTTCGTCGCTTCCTGCCTGTGCCTTTGCCTTCGTGGACTGACTTCCTGGTTACCGAACCTACCGGCCCGACTCTACGGTTTTGTCAACCGCCTACTCCTCTGTACTGAAATAAACCGACAGTTGCGTCTCCGCAATTGGAACCACACCCCCCAGGTCTCGGTGTTCATTACAGAATACCTCACCCTCACAGATGGATCCAGCGGAGCTACTCACGCGACTGTCCCAACtagaggagaggatagaggaggCGAGACAGCAGCTTCCACCCTCCTTGCCAACGCCCCATCCGTCCAGCGTGGTTACTGCCGCAGTCTCTGCTCCTTTCATGTCTCTGCCGAACAAGTATGACGGGTCTCCCGGACAGTGTAAAGGGTTTCTCATGCAGTGCTCACGGTATGTCGCTAATCACCCTAACCAGTTTACTTGTGACAGGAACAAGGTGGACTTCGTCCTCTCCCTGCTGACGGGCAAAGCCCTGGACTGGGCCACAGCATTGTGGTCCGCCAACAGCCCCGAACTGGGCCGGGAGGCTCAGTTCCTGGCGCTGTTCAGGGAGGTGTTCGACCACCCCGTCTCGGGACGCCATGTTGGGGATCAGCTGGTCGAGATCAGGCAGGGGAAGCGCACCGCCGCTACGTACGCCCTGGACTTTCGTATTCTGGCCGCAGAAAGTGGGTGGAACGATACGGAGCTTCTTACGGTATATCGGAGGGGGCTGAATCCGGAGCTACAGGCCGAACTGGCATGCCGGGGGGACCTAACCTCCCTCAATGAGTACATCAACGTGTCCATCGCCATCGACAACCTGCTCGGGGACCGAAGGAGGACAACCGCGCCACGACCTCGAACTGTTCCATCCGCGTCCTTGGTTTCGACACCCCCATCTGCGCCTTCGGAGCCGGAACCCATGCATATCGGATGTTCCCATTTCCTAAACGTCACCCGCAAGCAGTTGCATCTACCAGTAAGTTTCTCGATGAGGGGGAGTCCGGTCTGTCTGGAGGGTCTGGTCGACTCAGGAGCCGCAGGCAGTTTCATAGACCTGGATATGGCCGAACAATTGGGGATCAAACTGCACCCCATCGAACCGCCATTACGCGTAAAATCCCTGGATGGGGGACCTCTCGGATCCGGCTACATCCACCATCAAACGGAACAGCTGGACATGCAGGTGGGCGCGTTGCACTCTGAACGTATTCAGTTATTGGTGGTGTCGTCTCCCCATGAGCCGGTGGTGCTGGGACACCCCTGGCTGTGCCTTCACGATCCAGACATTTCCTGGAGTAAGGGAGAACTGACGGCCTGGAGCGCGAACTGCAGGTCTCGATGTTTGAGCGTCCCCTGCAGGGCTACCTCGGTGGAGAGCTCCACGTCATCACCTACGCCGGAGCTCCCCTCCGAGTACCTCCAGTATAAGCAGGTATTCAGTGAGGAGAAAGCAGCCGAGTTGCCACCACACCGCCCGTGGGACTGCGCCATAGACCTGATTCAAGGAGCCCCACTCCCCAGAGGTCGTGTGTATCCATTGTCCCTGCCTGAAACTAAGGCCATGAACACTTACATAGACGAGTCCCTGCGTCAAGGAGCCATCCGCCCGTCGACGTCCCCTGCTGCGTCCAGCTTTTTCTTCATCGGAAAAAAGGACGGCGGCTTACGCCCCTGTATAGATTATCGAGGGCTCAACTCGATAACCATCAAGAATCGCTATCCTTTGCCACTCATCTCCGCCGCATTGGAACAAGTCGGCCAGGCTACCGTGTTTACCAAGCTGGACCTGCGGAGCGCTTATCATCTGGTGCGCATACGAaaaggggatgagtggaaaactGCCTTCATCACTCAACGCGGCCACTATGAGTATCGTGTCATGCCTTTCAGCCTCACCAACGCACCTGCCGTCTTCCAGACTTTTATGAATGACATATTCCGGGATATGATTGACCGGTTTGTAATCGTATACATCGATGACATCCTCATATACTCAAAAAACCTAACAGACCACATCGGCCACGTCCAACAGGTCTTGCAACGGTTACAGCAACACCACCTGTATGTGAAACTGGAGAAGAGCTTGTTCCACGTCTCCACGGTGGCGTTCCTGGGATCGGTGCTATCACCGGGCTGCGTCCGAATGGACGAGAGTAAGGTGTCCGCGGTCCGTCAGTGGCCGCAGCCAAGAACCGTCAAGGAGTTGCAGCGGTTTCTGGGTTTTGCGAACTACTACCGACGTTTTATTAGAAACTTCAGCACCACCGCTGCCCCGTTGTCCACCCTGACCGGTCAGAAGACCAGAACGTTGCATTGGACCGACGCGGCCAAGGCCGCGTTCGACGGACTGAAGAACTTATTCACCTCAGCTCCCATACTCCGCCAGCCCGATCCCACGCTACCATTCGTGGTGGAAGTGGACGCTTCAGAAACAGGAGTAGGGGCGATCCTATCGCAGCGTGTGGGCACACCACCCAAATTGCACCCCTGCGCCTTTTATTCCAAGAGACTCACACCCGCTCAGAGGAATTACGACGTTGGGAATCGTGAACTCCTCGCCATAAAACTAGCCCTGGAAGAGTGGAGACACTGGTTGGAGGGAGCCCTCCACCCCTTCCTGGTCCTGACGGATCACCGCAACCTGGAGTATTTACAGACAGCCAAGCGTCTGAATCCCCGTCAGGCTCGGTGGtctctgtttttcaattgttttcgTTTTTCCGTCTCCTATGTGCCAGGAAAAAAGAATGCCAAGGCAGACTCCCTTTCTCGTGTGTTCGAGCCACCGAGCTGCACCCCGACGCACGAGacaatccccccccccacctgcctCGTAGGACCTATAAGATGGGATATTCAAGACACCATCCAAGAGGCACTACTTACAGACCCTGCTCCTCCTAGCTGCCCACCGGGGAAGGTTTACGTTCCGTCTGCCGTTAGGCCCCAGTTATTGCAGTGGTGTCACACGTCGTTGGGATCTGGCCATCCGGGCATCACCCGCACCACGAAGCTTCTAGGCAATAGGTACTGGTGGGCCTCTCTCTCTGATGATGTGCGTGATTACGTGCTATCGTGCCCCATCTGCGCACAATCCAAAAGTCCCCGTCATTTACCCGAGGGGCTGCTCCAGCCTCTGCCTACGCCTCACCGCCCCTGGTCCCACATCGCCATGGACTTTGTAACCGACCTACCGGAATCCAACGGGTACACCACTATACTGACCGTAGTAGACcgtttttcaaaaatgtgccGTCTGATACCATTGCCTAACCTGCCCAATGCCACCGAGCTGGCAGACATTGTTTTCCAACAGGTGTTCCGGCAGTTCGGGATCCCTGAGGCCATTGTATCCGACCGAGGACCCCAGTTCATCTCCCGCGTATGGCGAGCATTCTGCGACCGACTAGGGGTGGCAGTAAGTCTATCGTCAGGCTACCATCCGGAAACCAATGGACAGACTGAGAGACTCAACCAAGACATAGGGAAGTATCTAAGGCAGCAGTGCCAGAAGCAGCCACACGACTGGAGCCGATATCTATCATGGGTGGAATACGCACAGAACTCTCTTATTCACTCCTCCCTTCGGCTCACCCCCTTTCAGTGCGTCTTTGGTTATCAACCCCCTCTCTTCCCGTGGGATACAGAACCTGGTCCAGTTCCTGCCATGGACGATTGGTTCCGACGCAGCGCGCGCATTTGGGAAACAGCTCACCGGCATCTCCAGCAGGCTTCCAGCGCACAGAAGGCTCACGCAGATCGCCGCCGGCGCCCGTCTCCCCTCTACCATCCAGGTCAGCGGGTTTGGTTATCAACCCGGAACGTCCGTCTGCGCCTCCCATGCCGTAAGCTTGCTCCCAGATATATAGGTCCCTTCAAAATCACACATCGCATTAACCCCGTAACTTACCGTCTCCAATTGCCCCGCCAGTACAGGATCTCCCCCACTTTTCACGTGTCCCTCCTCAAGCCTGTTCATTATAGCCCCCTGCACCCACCGGTTACCCAACACCCTGCGCCACCTCCTTTGGACATCGATGGGGAGCCGGCATACGTCGTGCGGGAAATACTGGATTCCCGTCGTCGGGGCGGTCGCCTGCAGTACCTTGTGGATTGGGAAGGATATGGTCCGGAGGAGAGGGCCTGGATACCTGCGCACGACATACTGGACTCTGATCTCACAGCGCAGTTCCACGCCGCCCGCCCGGATCGTCCTGCTCCCCGTCCGCGGGGTCGTCCGCCGCGGCGTTCCCGGCCGTCGGGGGCCGGCCGTAGGGTGGGGGGTCCTGTGAGGTCCTCGCACCAGTCAAGGTCTAACTCCTCCCCGCCACACTCCTCACCTACCACCGTTACGCTCCCACTCCCAGATACACTTGAACGCAGCCAGCAATCCAGATCGCAATCTCCAGAATTCTAAACACCTGTGTCCAGTTTCCTCCCCTATTTaacctgtcctctgtcttcactcccgcgtgaggtattgtttgtagtgGACTTGCCAAGCCGTTATCGCTCGTAGCATTCACCTGTTTGACTCCCAGCCTGCCATTCCCTCTCTTCCCGTCCCCGTCCTCCAGTGTGATTTAGAGACCTGCATCCTTACCCGTCTGTCTGTTCCCTTGTTTCTCCTCCTGTTGAAACCTGCCTGTGCAGTTGCCCTTACGGACTGATTACCCGGTATCccgacctgcctgcctgtccctgGATTCCTCTATCGTCTACCCTTGTCGGTACTGTCACCTTCGCGGACGGATCGCTCTGtgtcctgacctgcctgcctgcttttgGTTTCTCCGCTTCGTCGCTTCCTGCCTGTGCCTTTGCCTTCGTGGACTGACTTCCTGGTTACCGAACCTACCGGCCCGACTCTACGGTTTTGTCAACCGCCTACTCCTCTGTACTGAAATAAACCGACAGTTGCGTCTCCGCAATTGGAACCACACCCCCCAGGTCTCGGTGTTCATTACACTTGCATCTTTGAAAATACATTGCTGACAAGGAAAAACATCAGAAAGTACAGTCATGTGGAAAGTACACCCACTGGGAacgtttgtatttttttggtttgttttttaacatatttggacatatggaGAAGTATTAAGTAATCTTTACTTCAACACTATTCAAAGAAAAAGAGGTAACTTAATGTATCCCTTTTGCTATGATCACATTGAAACAGCTAGGTAAAGTTAGTTTTGTAATGGACATTCAGTGGACATTCATATTCGCCCGTCTAAACCAACTAATTTAGGACGACGAAAAGTATGGGTTCTTGATCAGGGGAAGGCGAAGTACAATCCACACTTTTCAATGTATCAATCgagattttatatattttttgtttttccaaaatatttttttaataatgatatTAAAATCCAATTGCctacaaaaagtgtgccatAACAACAAAAGTGCTATATTCGGACTCGggggaggatgggctacaatctaTGGCTTTTggttttttcaaaatgtttggcaATTTTTTAGTTTACCATTCAAAATTCAATAGCCtctacaaaaagtgtgccatgacaacaaaagtgctaTATTCAGACACATGAGTGGTAGGGCTTCAATCTACGGCTTTTATTTTTCCGAAATATTTTTGCAAAGTTTTGAGTTTATCCTTAGAAATGCAATAACGTCTACAagaagtgtgccatgacaacaaaaatgCTATATTCAGACTCGggggaggatgggctacaatctacggcttttagtttgttgaattttttttgaaaatcttTTTTCGTTTAGGCTGGTAACCAAAATGTTGCCGTTTCAAATAACCCAGCTGAAAGTTCTTAGTACACCCTTGAGTAAAGCCTAAACTTCATTGCTCCTGTTGGTCTCGCTGGCACAGAGCACCTGCTAACTGACCAAAATTTAAACATTTGTGGATCGAGAGTGATCAGAGTATGTAGGCTAGCTGCTTGAGGAACATTTTGGTTAAAGCCCAGAACTACCCAATTTACAATTCAAGGGCTAGACATTTTTACGTGAACATTTTTTGATTGTTGATCTCTTTCTTTGGGAATGTTAATGAGTGTTCCCCTCGAATTGGCTCAGGTAGGCAAGCTGTTGAGAATTTTTTTCATTCACCATTATTCCATTTCCAATTTCAACAGAGGAAATGATAATTACGTCTATTTTTGTCATGAAACCAAAAATGAAGAAGGAAAAACGAGCTGTTTGTCTGATTGGTCAATATTAGTTTGAAATGGGAAATATCGCTTGAATTCAAATATCAAAAAACGAATCGTTTACTTTTGATCTGTTTTCCTATATTAAGACATAATCCAATGACCGAAAGGTACACGGACCCACAAGAACACGTTTGATAATCTGTTATTtcgtagtttttttttaaacgttagAACGGATTTTGTCTTGTTATTTTATCTCATTTTTTTCCCACATAAACTATAAAACGACTTGATATTTCGATGTTTCTCTTGTGGGTGGAGCTAAACGTGGAATCTCTGCCATTGGCCAATATCAAGGCTAGCACTTCCTTGCCTTTCAAACAGCAGCCCACCCTATTAAATTACATAAATTTCAGGGTTATAAACTAGCCACCCAAATTTTAGTCTTTACAGACTTGGAAATGAACAGATGAATAGTTCGTTAAATGATATATGCTAGCTACTTGGGTAAGCAATAGCAAGCTCATTTAATGAAGGCATACAACTAAAACGACAGAAGTTGTAGCCTGTTAATCATTGGTTTcccatttaattatttaaataaatacttatAAACATACGATAAGCATAATATTTTTCCAATTCTTTTACAACAC
This genomic interval carries:
- the opn3 gene encoding opsin-3 isoform X1 gives rise to the protein MNPANTTRTERNTEEYIFAFSTYKLLAFAIGIIGVLGFCNNIIVILLYHKFKRLRTPTNLLIVNISVSDLLVSLVGINFTFVSCIKGGWIWNSATCVWDGFSNSLFGIVSIMSLSALAYERYIRVVHAQVVDIPWAWRCIVHIWLYSLAWTGAPLLGWNRYTLEIHRLGCSLDWTSQEPTDASFILLFFLGCFFVPVGIMIYSYGNILYTVRMLRSIQDLQTVQIVKILRYEKKVAVMFLLMICCFLVCWTPYAVVSMIEAFGRKRVVTPAIAIIPSFFAKSSTAYNPLIYIFMSRKFRRCFLQLLCSRLSWIQNRIKDRPLAHNVERPIRPIVMSHQGGMDRPKKKVTFSSSSIVFIIARNDVPYLDNNSKSGTISSEGIRVQPL